The Vibrio fortis DNA segment TTAAGTCAAAAGACAAACTTTGAAGATTTTGACTCATTTGACGATATTCTAAACTCAGATTTACTGGAACGCTTATCTCCGAGTGATTCTGTTTCTAATGATATTTTTTCAATTAAAAATGTTACCAAGCCAGAAGTTATCAAAGAAAGGAAAAAAGCTGATCAAATTGGTAAGACGCTGCCATGCCCTAACTTTGACACCTTTAAGCCACTCTTTGAAAATGTTCACTACGGAATATCATCAGGTTTAAAAGGACTTGAAACGGTCTCTGAATCTGAACTTTCAGTATTTGAGTTTAAGGAAGGTAACTTTTATCTACTTAAAGGTATGTTGCTATTCATAGATTATATGTCTGATATCTTTAGAGGAACTGATAGAGAGGATAGAAGACTTTTAATCATCTTTGAAAATGGCACTCAATCTACGATGTTACTTCGCTCCCTTACGAAACGCATTCGTGAAGATCTTGGTGCAAAACGGGTTACTAATAGTGATGGAACCGCATTTAATGCTAAGCGGATTAAATCCGAAGAAGAGTTAGATCCTAACCTTCAGGTTTACAAGAAAACAAAAGCTACTGGATATATATACATAGCGAAAACACTACGTGAAGACCTTCGCTCCGAGTATCGCCATTTGTATAAAATTGGATTAACGAAACGAGACGTAAAAGAAAGATTTAAAGAAGCACCTAATGATCCTGCTTTCTTAATGTCTCCTGCGGAAGAAGTGAAAATCATCCCCCTTAAAGGATTAGATTTAAACTCAGTAGAAGCAGCAATTCACTCACTTTTTGATACTGTCAGACTTGAAATTGAAGTCATTGGTAATGATGGACGTTCATACAAAGCCAAGGAATGGTTTATTGTTCCTATAACAGCTATAGAAGAAACGGTTTCACTAATTCAAGACTTAACCATTCATATGTATCGTTATGATAGTGAAACTCAGCAATTAATTATGCGGTAATATCTGAAGGGAAGCATTTTTGCTTCCCTTTTGAGAAAGGGTATCTTTTAGCACTTTATTCTTGGTATATCACTCCATTTTGTCGTGTACTGCTTAGTCAGAAAATTTCGTTTCATCGACCATTCTTGCTTAATCCCCTGCCCTGCAATGAAAATTGAATCAGTGCCAAAACGACTGTTTAACGTATCAAAAACCTTGTTGAGTCTTATGTCGTCTGGTTTCTCATTAAACATATCAAACTGTTCATTATCAGAACTTACAAGGTCTAACAGCCCAACTCCAATTTTGTAATATCGAACACCTTCATGAAAAAGCTCATCACCAGCTTTTGATGCAATTTTAGAGATGTTTTTGACATCATCTGTGGAAAAGCTAAATCTATGAATTGTCTTGAAGCTTTTAGGATTTTGGTCAAAAGGTGAAGACGCAGCAAAGCACATCATCACTTTAGTTTTACTGCCTTGCGATCTCAATTTCCTCGAAGCTATTGAAGCATGTTTGACAAGAGCTTGTTTAAGATTATCTTTATCAAGAATTCTCTCACCAACTGATCGAGTCGAAAAAATCTGTTGCTTTGATGCTTTAACCAAATCAAATGATTTTGCTCGTTCCCCTCTCAGTTCAAGTGCCGTTCTCTGCACTTCAACGTTAAAGTCTTTTTTTAGTAAACCAATAGGATAAACAGCCAAATCATAGGCTGTTTTTACCCCCTGAAACATCAATCGCTTAGAAAGCTTTGAGCCTATACCCCAGACTTCCCCAATCTCAACCTGTTTTAAAATGTCTAATGTTTTATGGTCATCATCGAGCAAGCAAACACCATTCATTTCCTTTTGATTTTTTGCTAAAAAGTTAGCGATTTTGCAGAGAGTCATCGTCTTAGCAATACCAACGCAAGTAGGTAGTCGTGTTTCTTTCCAAACCGCTTTGCGAAGAGTTTCGCCATGCTTTTTCAAGCATGGAATTGCTGGAAAATGATTCTCGAAAGTTAAAAAACATTCATCTATGGAATAAACGAATTGATGTGGAGCAGCAAATCGAGAAATGACGTTCATCATTTTTTCAGAAAGATCAGCGTAGAGTTCATAATTTGAACTACAAACTATGACTTTTTTTGCTTCAAGCTCATCTTTGATTTTGAAGTATGGAACGAATTTTTTAATCCCTTTCTCTTTAGCTTTTCTGTTTAACGCTACAATTGTTCCATCGTTGTTGCTAAGAACAGCAATTGGTTTGTCCCTCCACTGAGGATTAAAAACAGCTTCACAACTCGCATAGAATGAGTTCGCATCAACTAAGGCATAAAACATATCAGAATCCCAATAAAGCTCTTGGTTTAAGCATTCGTATGCTATTGATAACGACACCTTCAATTGTGAACACATCACTTTCAGAGATGAAGACAGGTCGATACTTAGGATTACCTGAAATCAGACAGCGATTCTTTGTATCTAACACTTTACAAGTGAACTCACCATTTAGATTACAGACAATGACAGAGTTTTGTCCTGTAGGTTTTTCAGAGCGATCTACGATTAATAAATCACCATCAAAGATTCCATAAGTTTGCATAGAATCACCTTCTGCTAAACCGATAAAAGTTGAAGAGGGATGTTCTATAAGTAAAGAATCCAAG contains these protein-coding regions:
- a CDS encoding Y-family DNA polymerase is translated as MFYALVDANSFYASCEAVFNPQWRDKPIAVLSNNDGTIVALNRKAKEKGIKKFVPYFKIKDELEAKKVIVCSSNYELYADLSEKMMNVISRFAAPHQFVYSIDECFLTFENHFPAIPCLKKHGETLRKAVWKETRLPTCVGIAKTMTLCKIANFLAKNQKEMNGVCLLDDDHKTLDILKQVEIGEVWGIGSKLSKRLMFQGVKTAYDLAVYPIGLLKKDFNVEVQRTALELRGERAKSFDLVKASKQQIFSTRSVGERILDKDNLKQALVKHASIASRKLRSQGSKTKVMMCFAASSPFDQNPKSFKTIHRFSFSTDDVKNISKIASKAGDELFHEGVRYYKIGVGLLDLVSSDNEQFDMFNEKPDDIRLNKVFDTLNSRFGTDSIFIAGQGIKQEWSMKRNFLTKQYTTKWSDIPRIKC
- a CDS encoding GIY-YIG nuclease family protein is translated as MDDAEFLDAILKADKYGWISEPKDKVISVKSTEFDTFSTINDFFREHGRPPEESGDMVEFKLYHQLQKLKDQPALCDELSEHDEFNLLSQKTNFEDFDSFDDILNSDLLERLSPSDSVSNDIFSIKNVTKPEVIKERKKADQIGKTLPCPNFDTFKPLFENVHYGISSGLKGLETVSESELSVFEFKEGNFYLLKGMLLFIDYMSDIFRGTDREDRRLLIIFENGTQSTMLLRSLTKRIREDLGAKRVTNSDGTAFNAKRIKSEEELDPNLQVYKKTKATGYIYIAKTLREDLRSEYRHLYKIGLTKRDVKERFKEAPNDPAFLMSPAEEVKIIPLKGLDLNSVEAAIHSLFDTVRLEIEVIGNDGRSYKAKEWFIVPITAIEETVSLIQDLTIHMYRYDSETQQLIMR
- a CDS encoding LexA family protein; this translates as MRVIPLKASLGISGFPSPAQDYEQNSLNLDSLLIEHPSSTFIGLAEGDSMQTYGIFDGDLLIVDRSEKPTGQNSVIVCNLNGEFTCKVLDTKNRCLISGNPKYRPVFISESDVFTIEGVVINSIRMLKPRALLGF